In the genome of Candida dubliniensis CD36 chromosome 3, complete sequence, the window AGATTAGGGTTAAAATTAACCAGTTTGATAAAAGAAGTCAGTAAGAAAGAGGTACCATCCCATGTTAAgcatttgatttttgaaatttgctgtgatgatgaagaaggtGAAGATGTTGAAGTTCCATATATTTGTGTGAAATTATAAACTAACAACAGtataattatttgatataaATAACTAACAACAGAGATTTAGATCTATTATACAATttgtattctttttttttttttttttttttttttcattctttatATCACGGTTTTTGTAATCTTGGTAAACTCACCATTATTGGAGgacaattgttgaaaatcACCTCGCTCTACAATTTGACCATCTTTCATTACTATCAAATTATCGGAAATTCGCATCAATTCTCTATCATGAGTAACAAATAGTACAGTCAATTCGCCATGTAAGGAATTTACCACATCGATGATAATTTTAGTAGTGATTGGATCTAGATTTGATGTGCATTCATCAAGAAGTAGTATTTTGGGGTTACGCAATAACGCTCTAGCAATAGCAAGTAATTGTAATTGTCCACCTGAAAATGTAAATGAAGTTAATGATGATGCCAGTCTTGTATCGTCATTGTCGTTGTCATTGTCGTTATCACTATCATTCATGACGGTTAATAATCCTTGTGgtaatgaaattataaattgataGAGATTGACCAATTTTAGTactttaataatttcaatatcgGAAACCGACAGTGAACTAGTATTAATAGTAATATTTGTGATATTGATTCCATAAGTTAAATTATCATATATTGAACCACTGAAAAATTTCGGAAATTGAGGTACTATAGCTATTGTTTGACACAATAAATCACTGTTGATGAGATATAGATCCTggttaaaaattttaacaGTTTGATTATGATATTTGTTGGTAGTGTTTGTATCGGAACAAAGCTTGACATCATACAATCTAAACAAAACCTTTAAAACTGTTGATTTACCTGATCCTGATTGTCCAACTATTCCAATAGTTGTAAATTTCTTTACATCAAACGAAatgtttttcaattgaagcATGTGCGGTGACTTATTATTAGGGTATGAAAAAGATACATTATTGAAACTGATAGCTAACGTATCATTATCGGTTGTTACTTGTTTAAATAATCCATTGCCTTTAATGGGATCGACAGAATCAGTAGTATCACAACTACTCTTGGTAGTTCTTTTCCTTGTTGAGCTAATACTATGGTTTTCATTTACCTCTAATGTGGGAGTAATGTCCTTTAGTAATTTCACAATAAAAGTGCCAGCTCTTTGACCTCGTGTAATTTCGGgtaattgatgaatcaatATTGATGCATTGTTAATGGTAAAGCTTAACAATGTGATCACTTGTAAGAGCTGAGaataattatattggtATTGACTTATTAGTTTCATACCATAGAATAGAATTATTGCTTGACCAATGGATGAAAATAGATCAGAAATTGCAAATCCAATACCAGTTTGCAATGCTCGATAAATACCAACAGAATTTAAAGCtttcaaatcttctttGAAAAtggtttcaaaatattgttgaatattgaaaatttttatagTTCTTATTGTGGTTATGGTTTGATATAGATCTAGCTCCACAGCATTCACTTtacatttatatttattctCAATTGATTCTAAGATTTTGCCATAAAGAATTGTAACCAAAAGTACCAATGGAACAAATGAGATCCCTACCAATGCCAATTTCCAACCAGAAACAATCGACCAGATTACTCCAATCAATGTCATGGACATCAAGTTGGCTAATAATGGGAAGAATTGAGAAATTAAATTCCTCAAGTCCCTGGTATCATTCATTAGTAATGCAGTTATTTCCAGCGAACtccaattcaaatcaaatctcgtgaaaaatgacaaatcttgattattcaatttggaCAAAGTTAATTGTCGTAGAGAAACTATCCAATTTTCACcacaataattcaaaataaattcTGACAAATAACTTGTAATTCCTGTGAAAATAGCAATTGACAATGATATGCAAGACCAATGGAGAATCTTTTGGGTTGAATTCAACCCTATTGAGGTATCCAAGgatgttgataataatttggaGAAACAGTATGAAAATACTGGACCTGAGACACCTTGCAAAATAGATAAAAGAATACCAAATACAAGTAGCCATTTGCCATTGATTGTTGAGCTACAGTATTTAAGTATTGACAAAACACCCATTAGTTGCTCATTATTCGCGTCTTCTTTAATTTGAGATTCTAAATCCTTGAGAATATAAGGGTTGGTTTTATAATTGTATTCTAAATCCAGTATTTTTGTATCTTGGGGGAGACTTTGATTAGTGGttatatttgatgatgtttCAATACCTTGAGATTTATAATGTTGGACAATGTCCTCATTTTTGACCTTCTTAAACTGTCCCTGGTTCTTGACCTTTCCCTGATCCAAGATAATGAcatattcatcatcaagtatattttcatattcatGGGTGATAAAAATAGTTGTTTTACCAATTCTCCAATTTTTCACCTTTTCAATAAGACCTTGCTTAGTTTCAGTATCCAAAGCACTAAAACTTTCGTCCATAATTAAAACTggtgaatttttcaaatatgcCCTAGCTATTGAAATCCGTTGTTGTTGCCCTCCAGATAATGTCAACTGATTGATTTTCATGTTTAAATCTAAATCCAGCAATAAGGCAAAATGAGCCGCCTgttcaatcaaataatcaGGTATTGCTTGCAAActatcataatcatcaacCACAGCAATGGCTATATTTTCTGCAATTGTCTTATCATTAAATATCACCGGATTTTGTTCAAGCAAAGTGATATTTTGACAAATATATTTAGGGTCTagtttatcaattgaaactgTATCAATCTCGATAGTTCCACGCGACACAGAATACATTTGCATCAAGAGTTTTGCAATAGTTGATTTCCCAGACCCCGATTTCccaataatataattaaattgattctgtaaaattttgaaagaaacATCCTGCAATATAGCAACACTATTTTGTGAACCAGATTCAAACCAAACATTCctaaaatatattgaaccaatttcaaatggTGGGTATTTCAGGTGTTGTAACAATAATCTTGTATTAGATGGGAGTTGCAGTAAAAACCCAGAAATTTTATCAGACGCAGCATGTCCAGTATTTAAAATTGCTAACAATTCTGTAATCCCAGAAACTGCTTGCCCAAGCATTAAACAAGAACTAAAACAAgtaaataattgattaattgtGATTGTATCACGTGACAATAGATAGTTACCAAACCAGAATCCCTGAACAAACATCATAAGTGTTAAAGTTTTCAAGACTGCTGTATTTGCAGCAACTGCATGACttaatttataatagaATTGTGCCGATTTcttaattaattgtttgaatttggTTGATTCAATATGTTTGCTATTGAAAAATCGAATCATTTCTGGATTAACATAACACCAGTTGAAGGCTTTACTAGCTTTTGATGTGATCTCATTTTCATCCTGTTGAGCTTTATAAGTGAGTTTACCAAAATACCAACCACAAAGTGCCATAATGGGGAAACTTgccattattatcaaagtAGTACTCCACGATTGGTAGAAAGACATAATCAAAAGT includes:
- the HST6 gene encoding ATP-dependent permease, putative (In S. cerevisiae: required for the export of a-factor, catalyzes ATP hydrolysis coupled to a-factor transport; expressed only in MATa cells); translated protein: MFQEKSEKSSFPKRSSSLRSPPESLATNSKNVFMFVNYSKDWPLILVGILLMGGSAIATPMNTYIYGEIMGKLSQFYLHDQSNQTFSLDIVKLCVGLIGIGCSKMILVWLGMFTWLKFGEIQQSRARLQIYNKIINESQSWYDSKQNLIGHLTQINRCIEELRSCNGEILASLIQTIVLILALLIMSFYQSWSTTLIIMASFPIMALCGWYFGKLTYKAQQDENEITSKASKAFNWCYVNPEMIRFFNSKHIESTKFKQLIKKSAQFYYKLSHAVAANTAVLKTLTLMMFVQGFWFGNYLLSRDTITINQLFTCFSSCLMLGQAVSGITELLAILNTGHAASDKISGFLSQLPSNTRLLLQHSKYPPFEIGSIYFRNVWFESGSQNSVAILQDVSFKILQNQFNYIIGKSGSGKSTIAKLLMQMYSVSRGTIEIDTVSIDKLDPKYICQNITLLEQNPVIFNDKTIAENIAIAVVDDYDSLQAIPDYLIEQAAHFALLSDLDLNMKINQLTLSGGQQQRISIARAYLKNSPVLIMDESFSALDTETKQGLIEKVKNWRIGKTTIFITHEYENILDDEYVIILDQGKVKNQGQFKKVKNEDIVQHYKSQGIETSSNITTNQSLPQDTKISDLEYNYKTNPYILKDLESQIKEDANNEQLMGVLSILKYCSSTINGKWLLVFGILLSILQGVSGPVFSYCFSKLLSTSLDTSIGLNSTQKILHWSCISLSIAIFTGITSYLSEFILNYCGENWIVSLRQLTLSKLNNQDLSFFTRFDLNWSSSEITALLMNDTRDLRNLISQFFPLLANLMSMTLIGVIWSIVSGWKLALVGISFVPLVLLVTILYGKILESIENKYKCKVNAVELDLYQTITTIRTIKIFNIQQYFETIFKEDLKALNSVGIYRALQTGIGFAISDLFSSIGQAIILFYGMKLISQYQYNYSQLLQVITLLSFTINNASILIHQLPEITRGQRAGTFIVKLLKDITPTLEVNENHSISSTRKRTTKSSCDTTDSVDPIKGNGLFKQVTTDNDTLAISFNNVSFSYPNNKSPHMLQLKNISFDVKKFTTIGIVGQSGSGKSTVLKVLFRLYDVKLCSDTNTTNKYHNQTVKIFNQDLYLINSDLLCQTIAIVPQFPKFFSGSIYDNLTYGINITNITINTSSSSVSDIEIIKVLKLVNLYQFIISLPQGLLTVMNDSDNDNDNDNDDTRSASSLTSFTFSGGQLQLLAIARALLRNPKILLLDECTSNLDPITTKIIIDVVNSLHGELTVLFVTHDRELMRISDNLIVMKDGQIVERGDFQQLSSNNGEFTKITKTVI